In Anaerobranca gottschalkii DSM 13577, the genomic window ACATATATCCAATAGTATTTAGGTGCCGCTATAATACCGGAAATGAGTCCAGCGAATCCCACAGCCATACTAAAAAACGTACCTTTCCATGTTGCTACCCATAACTGGAGTGGTATTACAGCTAGTGATGTGAGCCATATCGTAAACCCACCCGCAAAAATCTTTATCCATGGAATTTCTCTCCTTGCTACAATAAACCCTGAAATTATTATAAGGGCAATAAGAACAAATGTTGCAAGCATTATATGATATGCCATTAATACTATTTTACTTATCCAGATAATTAATGGTGAAATATTGTGAAGCCTCAAATTTCGGTAATTTCCCGCTTTTTTTTCCTGCACTGCCACTAATGCAGCCAATAAAGCTATATTAAGTGGAATAAAAATTACCGGCCACCAGTTGTATACTTGGCAGAGAAGAAGCTGCCAAGGTGGTAGATAATTAGCAGGCATAAATATTTTTTGTAGTAATGCTATTATTATAAAAAACAGTGGTGCAAATAATATAATTTGTCTGGTAAAAGTCCTCCTATATTTAATGCTTTCAGACTTTATTACATTAATCATTTTTTAGCCCCCTTAACAACTTTCATGAATAATCCCTCAAGGTCTTCATCATGATTTATTTTACCCTGATGTTTAAGCTCACCATTGCTTATTATACCAATATGGTCAACAAGCTGTGACACTTCCGGCAATATATGGCTTGATAGAATTACCGTAATCCCTCTTTTAGGGAATGACCTGACTAATTTCCTCAGTTCCTGAATTCCTATAGGATCAAGGCCATTTGTAGGCTCATCAAGTATCAATAATTCTGGATATCCTAAGAGAGCAATTGCTATGCCAAGTCTTTGCTTCATACCCATTGAAAATTGTGAAGCAAGCTTTTTGCCGGTATCTTTAAGGTTTACTGTCTCAAGTACTTCGTAAATTCTTTCTTTTGGAAGTCCCATCAATTTTGTGTGAATCAGGAGGTTTTCAACTGCAGTTAGATTGCCATATAAAGCAGGGGATTCAATTAATGCTCCAATCCGTTCAAGGTGTTTTCTCTGCCATGTCTCACCAAAAACAATAATTTCACCTTTTGACGGATACAATAGTCCCGTAAGCATTTTTAATATAGTGGATTTTCCTGCTCCATTTGGACCAAGTAATCCGTAGATTGAACCCCTTGGGATTTTGAGTGAAACATCATTTACGGCAAGCTGCTTTCCATAGTATTTTTTCAGCCCTCTTGTTTCAAGTATCAAGTTTGACATTTAGCTCATCCTTTCATTACATTATTAATCTCTACTACGATTATTAATGTAACAGGCAATTATAAAGAATTTATAAAGTTGCTCTTACTAATCAAAAGAAAATAACCGCCATTCTTTCTTCATTGACTGGCGGTTATTTTCTGCTTGCATTTAACTCTTTTATTTAGTCCTTACTTTTATCAAAAATCTTTTTTATACAACTCAAGAGTTATCTTTATCCTTCAATTCATCAAATTGTCCCAAAACCTTTATTTATCAACCTTTCACCCTCTCCAGTTTTGCAACCGTCTCGATATGTGTTGATGGTATGGAATAGATAAATTGCTCAGTAAAATACACCAAAAAAGATGGTAAGTGTCTCCAAAAAATAACTTACAGTCATCCCAACTTATCATCGAAACAACTATGAGATACCAACACATCTCGGCTCTC contains:
- a CDS encoding lantibiotic protection ABC transporter ATP-binding protein; amino-acid sequence: MSNLILETRGLKKYYGKQLAVNDVSLKIPRGSIYGLLGPNGAGKSTILKMLTGLLYPSKGEIIVFGETWQRKHLERIGALIESPALYGNLTAVENLLIHTKLMGLPKERIYEVLETVNLKDTGKKLASQFSMGMKQRLGIAIALLGYPELLILDEPTNGLDPIGIQELRKLVRSFPKRGITVILSSHILPEVSQLVDHIGIISNGELKHQGKINHDEDLEGLFMKVVKGAKK
- a CDS encoding lantibiotic immunity ABC transporter MutE/EpiE family permease subunit, whose translation is MINVIKSESIKYRRTFTRQIILFAPLFFIIIALLQKIFMPANYLPPWQLLLCQVYNWWPVIFIPLNIALLAALVAVQEKKAGNYRNLRLHNISPLIIWISKIVLMAYHIMLATFVLIALIIISGFIVARREIPWIKIFAGGFTIWLTSLAVIPLQLWVATWKGTFFSMAVGFAGLISGIIAAPKYYWIYVPWSWATRLMCPIIGVHPNGVPLETSNPLSSPSVIPAGVALAIAALIIFTIITAVWFNRREVR